In Shinella sp. XGS7, a single genomic region encodes these proteins:
- a CDS encoding oligosaccharide flippase family protein, with the protein MSELARQSVSAAKWGLVASLGKFVLQLLVNIAIARLLGPESYGLFALATIGLLVATFMSEVGLGWSLMQKPQIDDRVIRFVFTWQCLSGLAGLLLMVLGAELMAEWLRDPRLAPVMHWLGLCCLFNGMASTATNLLRRELEFKTLAKIQLLSYVLAYGLVGLPLAAWGQGVWALVAAWVVQSALGVLLSYRARPHALRPLLLIERPREFIDVGATVLLTNLCNWALTNIDRLLLGRLAGAHSTGLYAVGYNLATVPNGLLISALQPAFLASGARLQDDLPRMAKSYLEVQSFIWVVLAPLFALLALSGPQVIAVLYGSRWTESGLVFSALVLAMPAYLAWSLSTPVLWNTGRKWLELGLQLPLLLLAAPALIWAGDRGVAWVAGVAAAVFWLRYVVMLLPAARALSLGIAALGPLVLRSLGMTAVVLLPALLVLHGPASVWHGRPWLLGGALALTGLLPWALLLLGWPRLLGAPALGLLQRFMPKASAFGKAWAARAALGAKEV; encoded by the coding sequence ATGAGCGAGCTGGCACGCCAGAGCGTCTCCGCGGCCAAATGGGGTTTGGTGGCCAGCCTGGGCAAGTTTGTGCTGCAGCTGCTGGTGAACATCGCCATTGCCCGGCTGCTGGGCCCCGAGTCCTACGGCCTCTTCGCCCTGGCCACCATAGGCCTGCTGGTGGCCACCTTCATGTCCGAGGTGGGTCTGGGCTGGAGCCTGATGCAGAAGCCCCAGATCGACGATCGGGTGATCCGCTTCGTCTTCACCTGGCAATGCCTCAGCGGTCTGGCCGGCCTGCTGCTCATGGTGCTGGGCGCAGAGCTGATGGCCGAGTGGCTGCGCGACCCGCGCCTGGCCCCGGTGATGCACTGGCTGGGCCTGTGCTGCCTGTTCAATGGCATGGCGTCCACCGCCACCAATCTGCTGCGGCGCGAGCTTGAGTTCAAGACCCTGGCCAAGATCCAGCTGCTCAGCTATGTGCTGGCCTACGGTCTGGTGGGTCTGCCCCTGGCCGCCTGGGGGCAGGGCGTCTGGGCCCTGGTGGCGGCCTGGGTGGTGCAATCCGCCCTGGGCGTGCTGCTGTCCTACCGCGCCCGACCCCATGCGCTGCGCCCCCTGCTGCTCATCGAGCGCCCGCGCGAGTTCATCGATGTGGGGGCCACCGTGCTGCTCACCAATCTGTGCAACTGGGCCCTCACCAATATCGACCGCCTGCTGCTGGGCCGCCTGGCCGGCGCCCACAGCACCGGGCTCTACGCCGTGGGCTACAACCTGGCCACCGTGCCCAACGGCCTGCTGATCTCGGCCCTGCAGCCCGCCTTTCTGGCTTCGGGCGCCCGCCTGCAGGACGACCTGCCGCGCATGGCCAAGAGCTATCTGGAAGTGCAGAGCTTCATCTGGGTCGTGCTGGCCCCGCTCTTCGCCCTGCTGGCCCTGAGCGGCCCCCAGGTGATCGCGGTGCTTTATGGCAGCCGCTGGACCGAGAGCGGACTTGTCTTCAGTGCCCTGGTGCTGGCCATGCCGGCTTATCTGGCCTGGTCACTGAGCACGCCCGTGCTCTGGAACACCGGCCGCAAGTGGCTGGAGTTGGGGCTGCAACTGCCGCTGCTGCTGCTGGCCGCGCCTGCCCTGATCTGGGCCGGTGATCGAGGGGTGGCCTGGGTTGCCGGGGTGGCGGCCGCCGTGTTCTGGCTGCGTTATGTCGTGATGCTGCTGCCTGCAGCTCGGGCCCTGAGCCTGGGCATTGCGGCGCTCGGCCCACTGGTTCTGCGCAGCCTTGGCATGACGGCGGTTGTGTTGCTGCCCGCACTGCTTGTGCTGCACGGCCCGGCGTCTGTGTGGCATGGCCGGCCCTGGCTGTTGGGCGGCGCGCTGGCCCTGACTGGCCTGCTGCCCTGGGCCCTGCTGCTTCTGGGCTGGCCCCGCCTGCTAGGGGCGCCGGCTCTGGGCCTGCTGCAACGTTTCATGCCCAAGGCTTCGGCTTTCGGGAAGGCCTGGGCGGCGCGCGCCGCCCTGGGCGCGAAGGAGGTTTGA
- a CDS encoding glycosyltransferase, whose protein sequence is MNLGSQDAAPPFWSVVVPLYNKQDFIEATLRSVLSQVAEHDFEVLVIDDGSVDQGPARVLALGDQRVRLIRQANGGVSAARNRGIREARGQWLIFLDADDLLHPQALRAYEAILRESPASQVLGGSYVRVPNGEVAAFKFAPHDPDAGYRLIKDLPSEILKAGMVFSASSIAIQRRLFDQMDSWFPEGESIGEDLDLWLRILERTELAFTPRCIALYRVDLSASLTANRIFDHLFPYLQRLEQRALRGEIPSRLVAPSLTLVADARVSMARESIRRGRRREVPALLIRAWRRMPSVRWWFTTAAFVFPVFLRWRER, encoded by the coding sequence ATGAACCTTGGCAGTCAGGACGCTGCCCCGCCTTTTTGGTCGGTGGTGGTGCCGCTCTATAACAAGCAGGACTTCATTGAAGCCACGCTGCGGTCGGTCCTGTCTCAAGTCGCCGAGCACGACTTTGAAGTTCTTGTGATCGATGACGGGTCGGTTGACCAGGGGCCAGCCCGGGTCTTGGCGCTCGGCGACCAACGTGTACGTTTGATCCGTCAGGCCAATGGAGGGGTTTCGGCCGCGCGCAATCGCGGTATTCGTGAGGCCCGAGGACAGTGGCTGATATTTCTCGACGCGGATGATCTCCTACACCCGCAAGCTTTGCGTGCCTACGAGGCCATCCTGCGCGAGAGCCCAGCATCGCAGGTCTTGGGCGGCTCGTATGTGCGGGTGCCCAATGGCGAAGTGGCGGCGTTCAAATTTGCACCTCACGACCCCGATGCGGGCTATCGCCTGATCAAGGACTTGCCCAGCGAGATTCTCAAGGCCGGGATGGTGTTCTCGGCGAGCTCGATTGCCATCCAGCGCAGACTGTTCGATCAGATGGACAGCTGGTTTCCCGAGGGGGAATCCATAGGTGAGGACCTAGACCTGTGGCTGCGCATCCTCGAGCGGACTGAGCTTGCTTTTACCCCTCGCTGCATCGCGCTCTATCGCGTCGACCTGTCTGCGAGCCTGACCGCGAACCGCATCTTCGATCATCTGTTCCCCTATCTGCAGCGACTGGAGCAGCGGGCTTTGCGTGGCGAGATACCTTCCCGTCTCGTCGCGCCTTCGCTCACTCTGGTGGCAGACGCTCGGGTGTCCATGGCGCGGGAGTCCATCAGGCGAGGGCGGCGCCGAGAGGTTCCCGCCTTGCTGATCAGAGCCTGGCGTCGAATGCCTAGCGTACGGTGGTGGTTCACCACGGCCGCTTTTGTTTTTCCAGTTTTCTTGCGATGGAGAGAGCGGTGA
- a CDS encoding glycosyltransferase family A protein — protein MTRLQDPSDRPLLSILIKALNEERRIAACLDSVMAATRGIQAEVILVDSLSNDRTVEIARGYPIRIVQFAQVEDRGCGAAVQLGYQEAHGDFIYVLDADMQLDPGFLPLALKALEDDPGLAGVGGRLVDQALHTQAAVRRAHVARAQQIDIDVPQLGGGGLYRRKAIEQVGYLANRWLSAYEEADLGARLRAAGWRLRRLRAVAVSHEGHHESDGAMLRRLWRNGRAQAGGVFLRSAWGKPWWGLAARNQHHVLLNGAIWLLSVVAAMAAVLVGVGWPGALACLIVGPVLLGASLMLKKRSLSEGSWAWLAWQMSTLAAILGWQRRPSDPRCPIEFRVLTSLEPTRK, from the coding sequence ATGACCCGGCTGCAAGACCCATCTGACCGGCCTTTGCTGTCCATCCTGATCAAGGCATTGAACGAGGAGCGCCGAATCGCGGCCTGTCTGGATTCTGTGATGGCAGCAACTCGCGGCATTCAGGCCGAGGTGATACTGGTCGACTCACTGTCTAACGACCGCACTGTTGAGATTGCGAGGGGGTATCCGATTCGCATCGTGCAGTTCGCGCAGGTCGAGGATCGAGGCTGCGGTGCAGCCGTTCAGCTTGGTTATCAAGAGGCGCATGGCGACTTCATCTATGTGCTCGATGCCGATATGCAGCTCGATCCCGGATTTCTACCGCTTGCCCTCAAGGCGCTTGAGGATGATCCCGGGCTTGCTGGAGTCGGTGGACGTCTTGTTGACCAGGCCCTGCACACGCAAGCTGCGGTGCGGCGAGCACATGTGGCCCGGGCTCAACAGATCGACATTGACGTCCCCCAACTGGGCGGCGGAGGGCTCTATCGGCGCAAAGCCATCGAGCAGGTCGGCTATTTGGCGAATCGGTGGTTGAGTGCCTACGAGGAAGCGGATCTGGGTGCACGCCTGAGGGCCGCCGGCTGGCGTTTGAGGCGCTTGCGGGCCGTGGCGGTCAGCCACGAGGGGCATCATGAGAGCGATGGAGCCATGCTGCGCCGCCTATGGCGCAATGGTCGTGCGCAGGCGGGGGGCGTTTTCCTGCGCTCTGCTTGGGGCAAGCCATGGTGGGGCCTCGCTGCACGCAATCAGCATCATGTGCTGCTGAACGGTGCAATCTGGCTGCTGAGTGTTGTTGCTGCGATGGCTGCGGTGCTGGTCGGTGTGGGTTGGCCGGGAGCTCTCGCGTGCTTGATTGTCGGACCGGTTTTGCTGGGGGCCTCGCTCATGCTGAAGAAACGCTCGCTGAGCGAGGGGAGCTGGGCATGGCTGGCATGGCAGATGTCCACCCTGGCTGCGATTCTTGGTTGGCAACGCAGACCCTCTGATCCCCGCTGCCCGATTGAGTTTCGGGTGCTGACCTCTTTGGAGCCCACTAGAAAATGA
- the epsI gene encoding exosortase-associated protein EpsI, B-type, with protein MSTAVSKRPAGAKLDRAMVALIAAVMLAGAAGSVWMKPTIHLADQVGKPDLEQIFPKRFGAWEVDASIPVILPAPDVQARLDKIYNQVLSRTYVDRRTGERIMLSVAYGGDQSDGTRLHRPEVCYPAQGFQILSNRQAQLGLRDRSLPVRQLESLLGERHELITYWVVVGDQIVTSASQQKLAQLGYGVRGLIPDGMLVRVSSIDRDTGKALQTQQRYIDELVQSLGPDAALRVFGRAAPRS; from the coding sequence ATGAGCACGGCTGTCTCCAAGCGTCCGGCCGGCGCCAAGCTCGACCGCGCCATGGTGGCCCTGATCGCCGCCGTGATGCTGGCGGGCGCGGCCGGCTCGGTCTGGATGAAACCCACCATCCATCTGGCCGACCAGGTGGGCAAGCCCGATCTCGAGCAGATCTTCCCCAAGCGCTTCGGCGCCTGGGAGGTGGATGCCAGCATCCCCGTCATCCTGCCCGCGCCCGATGTGCAGGCCCGGCTCGACAAGATCTACAACCAGGTGCTCAGCCGCACCTATGTGGACCGCCGCACCGGCGAGCGCATCATGCTCTCGGTGGCCTATGGGGGCGACCAGTCCGATGGCACCCGCCTGCACCGCCCCGAGGTCTGCTACCCCGCCCAGGGCTTCCAGATCCTGAGCAATCGCCAGGCCCAGCTCGGCTTGCGGGATCGCAGCCTGCCGGTGCGCCAGCTCGAATCGCTGCTGGGCGAGCGACATGAGCTCATCACCTACTGGGTGGTGGTGGGCGACCAGATCGTCACCTCGGCCAGCCAGCAGAAGCTGGCCCAGCTGGGCTACGGTGTGCGCGGCCTGATTCCGGACGGCATGCTGGTGCGCGTCTCCTCCATCGACCGCGACACCGGCAAGGCCCTGCAGACACAGCAGCGCTATATCGACGAGCTGGTCCAGTCGCTGGGCCCCGACGCCGCCCTGCGCGTTTTCGGCCGCGCCGCGCCGCGGAGCTGA
- a CDS encoding serine O-acetyltransferase, whose product MMVIYRLSHWLWRHKVPLLPRVLYALNRILFAIALPPSVQVGRDVLFGYSGLGIVVHARATIGDRVRISQNVTIGGRNGFQAVPVIEDDVVIGAGACVLGPIRIGKGARIGANAVVLKDVPPGAIAVGVPASLREA is encoded by the coding sequence ATGATGGTGATCTATCGGCTTTCGCATTGGTTGTGGCGTCACAAGGTGCCGCTGCTGCCTCGCGTGCTTTATGCCCTGAACCGCATCCTGTTTGCGATAGCTCTTCCCCCATCCGTACAAGTGGGGCGTGACGTTCTCTTTGGGTACAGCGGCCTGGGCATCGTTGTGCATGCTCGTGCCACGATCGGTGACCGAGTCCGGATCAGTCAGAACGTGACGATCGGTGGCCGCAATGGTTTTCAAGCGGTGCCAGTCATTGAGGACGATGTGGTGATTGGGGCAGGCGCTTGCGTGCTGGGGCCTATCCGGATCGGGAAGGGCGCGCGCATCGGTGCAAACGCCGTTGTCCTGAAAGACGTACCGCCTGGGGCCATCGCGGTGGGAGTGCCTGCAAGCTTGCGTGAGGCCTGA
- a CDS encoding polysaccharide biosynthesis tyrosine autokinase, which translates to MSDATYAAPAAEQPAVHDRSIGAIIAETRNLSADQVARVLAYQQENNVRFGEAAIALGLASADDVMFALAQQFHYPAALGKESAHAELVTLNQPYGPQAEFFRALRSQVIMRVFTEDKSSRQALAVVSANRGDGKSFVAANLAVCLAQLGGRTLLIDADMRSPRLHELFKVSNDVGLSGILAGRANGRLIQTVAAVPGLFVLPVGATPPNPLELIERPAFGLLMRELIGKFDYVIVDTPAADQGADALVVANRCGAAVPLARRDASTLDGVRHLVRSMQDAGVNVTGAVFNDHS; encoded by the coding sequence ATGTCTGACGCGACCTACGCGGCTCCCGCAGCCGAGCAGCCGGCTGTCCACGATCGCTCCATCGGAGCCATCATTGCCGAGACCCGCAATCTCTCCGCGGATCAGGTGGCCCGCGTGCTGGCCTACCAGCAGGAAAACAATGTGCGCTTCGGCGAAGCCGCCATCGCCCTCGGCCTGGCCAGCGCCGATGATGTGATGTTCGCCCTGGCCCAGCAGTTCCATTACCCGGCCGCGCTGGGCAAGGAATCGGCCCACGCCGAGCTGGTCACGCTGAACCAGCCTTACGGCCCCCAGGCCGAATTCTTCCGGGCCCTGCGCAGCCAGGTCATCATGCGCGTCTTCACCGAAGACAAGAGCAGCCGCCAGGCCCTGGCCGTGGTGAGCGCCAACCGCGGTGATGGCAAGAGCTTTGTGGCCGCCAATCTGGCGGTCTGCCTGGCCCAGCTGGGCGGCCGCACCCTGCTGATCGACGCCGATATGCGCAGCCCGCGCCTGCACGAGCTGTTCAAGGTCAGCAACGATGTGGGCCTGTCCGGCATCCTGGCCGGTCGCGCCAATGGCCGCCTGATCCAGACCGTGGCCGCCGTGCCCGGCCTCTTCGTGCTGCCGGTGGGCGCCACGCCGCCCAACCCGCTGGAACTGATCGAGCGTCCGGCCTTCGGCCTGCTGATGCGCGAGCTGATCGGCAAGTTCGACTACGTGATCGTCGACACCCCGGCGGCCGATCAGGGCGCCGATGCCCTGGTCGTGGCCAACCGCTGCGGCGCCGCCGTGCCCCTGGCGCGCCGCGACGCCTCCACGCTCGATGGCGTGCGCCATCTGGTGCGCTCCATGCAGGATGCCGGTGTCAATGTGACCGGCGCCGTGTTCAACGACCACAGCTGA
- the xrtB gene encoding exosortase B, producing the protein MSAVPSRTEAPPALSVGRSDWLSLLVLALAYLAVFLPSYWNLSHTVWASDEQGHGPIILAVSFWLLYQQRAALWSAPVRPSYLLGLPLLLLGAACYAFGRSQSILLLEISSQIILLAAMVLLLLGTKALKTVWFPLFFMIFMVPLPEVLVTALTTPLKSAVSAVASNILYATGYPVGRAGVVLTVGPYQLLVADACAGLNSMFTLEALGMLYMKLMNYTSVGRNITLALLLVPISFVANVVRVMILVLVTYHMGDEAGQGFIHGFAGMVLFMVALMLMLVVDKILNLIWHRERKAS; encoded by the coding sequence ATGAGTGCCGTGCCGAGCCGCACCGAGGCCCCGCCAGCTCTGAGCGTCGGGCGCTCCGACTGGCTGTCGCTGCTGGTGCTGGCCCTGGCCTATCTGGCCGTGTTCCTGCCCAGCTACTGGAACCTGTCCCACACCGTCTGGGCTTCTGACGAGCAGGGCCACGGCCCCATCATCCTGGCCGTGAGCTTCTGGCTGCTCTACCAGCAGCGCGCGGCGCTGTGGTCGGCGCCGGTGCGGCCCAGCTATCTGCTGGGCTTGCCCTTGCTGCTGCTGGGCGCGGCCTGCTATGCCTTTGGGCGCTCGCAGAGCATCCTGCTGCTGGAGATCTCTTCCCAGATCATCCTGCTGGCCGCCATGGTGCTGCTGCTGCTGGGTACCAAGGCGCTCAAGACCGTCTGGTTCCCGCTGTTCTTCATGATCTTCATGGTGCCGCTGCCCGAGGTGCTGGTCACGGCGCTCACCACGCCGCTGAAGTCGGCCGTCTCGGCCGTGGCCTCCAACATCCTCTACGCCACCGGCTATCCCGTCGGCCGTGCCGGTGTGGTGCTCACCGTGGGGCCCTACCAGCTGCTGGTGGCCGATGCCTGTGCGGGCCTGAACTCCATGTTCACGCTCGAGGCCCTGGGCATGCTCTACATGAAGCTGATGAACTACACCTCGGTGGGCCGCAACATCACCCTGGCCCTGCTGCTGGTGCCCATCTCCTTCGTGGCCAATGTGGTGCGGGTCATGATCCTGGTGCTGGTGACCTACCACATGGGTGACGAAGCCGGGCAGGGCTTCATCCACGGCTTCGCCGGCATGGTGCTCTTCATGGTGGCCCTGATGCTGATGCTCGTGGTCGACAAGATCCTCAACCTGATCTGGCACCGGGAGCGCAAGGCATCATGA
- a CDS encoding glycosyltransferase family 4 protein: MKARRILMIGTDPDGKGGVASVVDVYRQAGFFGRMDLRYVSTHRGGSLPTKLACAVLGGLRIAALLLSGRVSLVHAHVSSHGSFRRKSLYLALARHCGVPTIFHLHSGGFRRFVEQEASPRLRRRVLNTLRSSSHLIALSQSWADYLRSLAPEARISVLPNPVDLPAPERLSPGESGRVLFLGRASESKGVYDLLMAFAEVVKRHDHARLAIGGDGDLARLQSRITELGLGGHVEVLGWVAGEQKTAQFARSQIYVLPSYHEGLPMGMLEAMAFAKAVVVTPVGGVPEAVELGVHGLLVEPGDVAGLTAALMSLMSDPLYQQRLGAAARARVEAGYATPYVLAHLESIYEQVIEQPEGNR, from the coding sequence ATGAAAGCTCGGCGCATTTTGATGATCGGCACCGACCCTGACGGGAAGGGTGGGGTTGCCTCGGTGGTGGATGTGTATCGGCAGGCCGGGTTCTTCGGGCGAATGGATCTGCGCTACGTGAGCACCCATCGCGGTGGCAGCTTGCCCACCAAGCTGGCTTGCGCCGTGCTTGGCGGGCTGCGCATTGCGGCCCTGCTGCTTAGCGGCCGGGTGAGCCTGGTGCATGCCCATGTGTCCTCACATGGCAGCTTCCGGCGCAAGTCGCTGTATCTGGCTTTGGCCCGCCATTGCGGCGTCCCCACGATCTTTCATCTGCACAGCGGGGGATTCCGGCGCTTTGTCGAGCAGGAGGCCTCGCCACGCCTGCGGCGGCGTGTGCTGAATACCTTGCGCAGCAGCTCGCATCTGATTGCACTCTCGCAGTCCTGGGCCGACTATCTGCGCAGCCTGGCGCCCGAGGCTCGCATCTCGGTGCTGCCCAATCCGGTGGATTTGCCGGCGCCCGAGCGTTTGTCCCCTGGCGAGTCGGGGCGAGTGCTCTTTCTGGGGCGCGCCTCGGAGAGCAAGGGGGTCTACGACCTGCTGATGGCTTTTGCCGAGGTCGTGAAGCGCCATGATCACGCGCGCCTGGCCATAGGCGGCGACGGGGACCTCGCACGTCTGCAGTCACGCATCACCGAGCTGGGCCTGGGTGGACATGTGGAGGTGCTGGGTTGGGTGGCTGGCGAGCAGAAGACGGCGCAATTCGCGCGCAGCCAGATCTATGTGCTGCCGTCCTACCATGAGGGCTTGCCCATGGGCATGCTGGAGGCCATGGCCTTCGCAAAGGCGGTGGTCGTGACGCCCGTGGGCGGGGTGCCGGAGGCGGTGGAACTGGGCGTGCACGGCCTGCTCGTCGAGCCCGGGGATGTGGCTGGACTGACCGCGGCGCTCATGTCCCTGATGAGTGATCCCCTGTATCAACAGAGACTGGGCGCGGCAGCTCGCGCCCGTGTGGAGGCGGGCTACGCCACGCCCTATGTGCTTGCACACCTGGAATCCATCTATGAACAGGTGATCGAGCAGCCGGAGGGGAATCGATGA
- a CDS encoding O-antigen ligase, producing the protein MEVVLFYAIYLGAALLFTVAAVFAVGGALHAGTRKPQGFVVYFAAMMVAVMVASTLGSGRNLMVPDALELMSAAAGEGGGSAKWLQRGIMLFLLAASFERLARFAFSQREPDRPIGLMVAFGACWIATVALPAGLGTKPSLQHEYLYTLIIGMAALTTDEKGGWTAIRVCRNALLFFVGLGLLMLVLKRDMVLAPYIGGLIPAFPWRYSGLAAGPNAMGPQCVLLLLTLRVLPFERRSWQRIAIALALLSLLLTQSKSSWLGGLFCWAGLLVMEQRGRLRLMLSDARRRPWVQLLLLVAAALVAIFALVVATGMLQSRLDRFLATRAGSDMLTLTGRNEIWAIALDTFRKSPWFGYGPTIWDPYFRMMIGVPAAFHAHNQYINVLAASGVVGALGFAAYFIALLRRIGSRLLAYRGFALGLLLLILTRSVSEVPFGLERLGSESLMQLLLLMVLAGAPATAANSQARSAVEKAR; encoded by the coding sequence ATGGAAGTCGTTCTCTTCTATGCAATCTATCTCGGTGCTGCGCTGCTATTCACCGTAGCTGCCGTGTTTGCCGTGGGTGGGGCGCTGCACGCCGGAACCCGCAAGCCGCAGGGGTTTGTGGTTTATTTCGCCGCGATGATGGTGGCGGTGATGGTGGCCAGCACGCTGGGCTCGGGCCGCAACCTCATGGTGCCTGATGCGCTGGAGCTCATGTCGGCAGCGGCCGGAGAAGGGGGTGGTTCAGCCAAATGGTTGCAGCGCGGCATCATGCTTTTCCTGCTGGCGGCGTCCTTTGAGCGTTTAGCCCGCTTTGCCTTCTCGCAGCGTGAGCCAGACCGTCCCATCGGTCTGATGGTGGCCTTTGGTGCTTGCTGGATCGCGACAGTGGCTCTGCCCGCGGGCTTGGGAACCAAGCCCAGTCTGCAGCACGAGTACCTGTACACCCTCATCATCGGTATGGCGGCGCTGACCACGGACGAGAAGGGCGGCTGGACCGCTATCCGGGTCTGTCGCAACGCACTGCTCTTCTTTGTCGGGCTGGGTCTGCTGATGCTGGTGCTCAAGCGCGACATGGTGCTTGCCCCCTACATCGGAGGTTTGATCCCGGCTTTTCCTTGGCGGTACTCGGGCCTGGCTGCGGGACCCAATGCCATGGGACCGCAGTGCGTGCTGCTGCTGCTGACGCTTCGAGTGCTGCCGTTCGAGCGTCGCAGCTGGCAGCGTATCGCGATAGCACTAGCTTTGCTGAGCCTGCTCCTCACTCAATCAAAGAGTAGTTGGCTGGGGGGGCTGTTCTGCTGGGCGGGCCTGCTGGTGATGGAGCAACGTGGGCGCTTGCGCCTGATGCTCTCCGATGCACGTCGCCGCCCTTGGGTGCAATTGCTGCTGCTGGTTGCAGCGGCGCTAGTTGCCATTTTCGCCCTGGTCGTGGCGACGGGCATGCTGCAGAGCCGCCTGGACCGTTTCCTTGCTACCAGAGCCGGCTCCGATATGTTGACGCTGACGGGCCGTAATGAAATCTGGGCCATTGCCTTGGATACCTTCCGCAAAAGCCCTTGGTTCGGTTACGGACCCACGATCTGGGATCCCTATTTCCGCATGATGATCGGTGTGCCCGCTGCCTTCCATGCGCACAACCAGTACATCAATGTGCTGGCCGCCTCGGGCGTGGTTGGCGCTCTGGGCTTTGCAGCCTATTTCATTGCCCTGTTGCGGCGCATAGGGTCGCGCTTGCTGGCCTATCGGGGTTTCGCCCTTGGCTTGCTTCTATTGATTCTGACTCGCAGCGTCAGTGAAGTGCCTTTCGGCTTGGAGCGACTGGGCAGTGAGTCTCTGATGCAACTGCTGCTGTTAATGGTACTGGCCGGTGCGCCGGCGACTGCTGCAAATAGCCAGGCCCGCTCTGCCGTGGAGAAGGCGCGATGA